Proteins encoded within one genomic window of Halomonas sp. YLGW01:
- the fadB gene encoding fatty acid oxidation complex subunit alpha FadB, protein MIYQGKAIAVASDTNTGGESIATLTFDLEGESVNTLSSAVVTELGEAVEAIAATHGLCGLVIESRKDAFIVGADITEFHGLFQKGEDYLVEMNLKVHDIFNAIEDLPFPTVTAINGLALGGGFEVTLTTDFRVMADSAKIGLPETKLGILPGWGGCVRLPRLIGADNAIEWIAGGTEHRADAALKVGAVDAVVPGERLAAAARDILARAHAGELDYRAWRVEKTSPLRLDAIEQMMAFETAKGYVAGKAGPHYPAPIEAIKVIQKGAGEGRERCQAIEAKAFAKLALTDVCYNLVGLFMNDQVVKKKGSQYARQARPVNQTAVLGAGIMGGGIAYQSASKGTPILMKDIKDDAIELGLKEARKLFTKQVERKKLTTETMAEKLTNIRPTLSYGDFGHVDLVVEAVVENPKIKDAVLTEVEGQVGEDTILTSNTSTISITRLAENLKRPENFCGMHFFNPVHRMPLVEVIRGEKTSDAAVAATVAYARAMGKTPIVVNDCPGFLVNRVLFPYFGGFSLLVEQGADFRRIDKVMETFGWPMGPAYLLDVVGMDTAVHANAVMAEGFPDRMAQGGKNGGKAAIQAMYEAERLGQKNAKGFYAYEEDKKGKPKKVEDEAALSLVNDVATGTKDFSDEEIIARMMVPLCLETVRCLEDDIVATPAEADMALIYGIGFPPFRGGALRYIDAMGLDAFVAQAERLTEELGPLYAPTDKLRAMAKAGERFYSDAATSSANSSHKPA, encoded by the coding sequence ATGATCTATCAAGGCAAGGCCATTGCGGTGGCGAGTGACACCAATACCGGGGGCGAATCCATCGCCACCCTCACCTTCGATCTGGAGGGTGAGTCGGTCAACACGCTGTCCAGCGCGGTGGTCACCGAGCTTGGCGAGGCGGTCGAGGCCATTGCGGCGACCCATGGCCTGTGCGGTCTGGTGATCGAAAGCCGCAAGGACGCCTTCATCGTCGGCGCCGACATCACCGAGTTCCATGGCCTCTTCCAGAAGGGTGAGGACTACCTGGTCGAGATGAACCTGAAGGTGCATGACATCTTCAATGCCATCGAGGATCTGCCGTTCCCCACCGTCACCGCCATCAACGGCCTGGCGCTGGGCGGCGGCTTCGAAGTCACCCTGACCACCGATTTTCGCGTCATGGCCGACAGCGCCAAGATCGGCCTGCCCGAGACCAAGCTCGGCATCCTGCCCGGCTGGGGCGGTTGCGTGCGCCTGCCGCGGCTGATCGGTGCCGATAACGCCATCGAATGGATTGCCGGCGGCACCGAGCACCGCGCCGACGCCGCCCTCAAGGTCGGCGCCGTGGATGCGGTGGTGCCCGGCGAGCGCCTAGCGGCCGCCGCCCGGGATATCCTGGCCCGCGCCCATGCCGGCGAGCTCGATTACCGGGCTTGGCGTGTCGAGAAGACCTCGCCGCTCAGGCTCGATGCCATCGAGCAGATGATGGCCTTCGAGACCGCCAAGGGCTATGTGGCCGGCAAGGCGGGCCCGCACTATCCGGCGCCCATCGAGGCCATCAAGGTGATCCAGAAGGGCGCCGGCGAAGGGCGGGAGCGCTGCCAGGCCATCGAGGCCAAGGCCTTTGCCAAGCTGGCGCTGACCGATGTCTGCTACAACCTGGTCGGGCTCTTCATGAATGACCAGGTGGTCAAGAAGAAGGGCAGCCAATACGCCAGGCAGGCGCGACCGGTCAATCAGACCGCCGTGCTGGGGGCCGGCATCATGGGCGGCGGCATCGCCTACCAGAGCGCCTCCAAGGGCACGCCGATCCTGATGAAGGACATCAAGGACGACGCCATCGAGCTTGGCCTCAAGGAGGCGCGCAAGCTGTTCACCAAGCAGGTCGAGCGCAAGAAACTGACCACCGAGACGATGGCCGAGAAGCTCACCAACATTCGCCCGACGCTGTCCTACGGCGACTTCGGCCACGTCGATCTGGTGGTCGAGGCGGTGGTCGAGAACCCCAAGATCAAGGATGCGGTGCTCACCGAGGTGGAAGGGCAAGTCGGCGAGGACACCATCCTCACCTCTAACACCTCGACCATCTCCATCACTCGCCTGGCCGAGAACCTCAAGCGTCCCGAGAACTTCTGCGGCATGCACTTCTTCAACCCCGTGCATCGCATGCCGCTGGTCGAGGTGATCCGCGGCGAGAAGACCTCTGACGCCGCCGTGGCCGCCACCGTGGCCTACGCCCGCGCCATGGGCAAGACGCCGATCGTGGTCAACGACTGCCCGGGGTTCCTGGTCAACCGCGTGCTCTTTCCCTACTTCGGTGGCTTCAGCCTGCTGGTCGAGCAGGGCGCCGACTTCCGCCGGATCGACAAGGTCATGGAGACGTTCGGCTGGCCGATGGGCCCCGCCTATCTGCTCGATGTGGTGGGCATGGACACCGCGGTGCACGCCAATGCCGTGATGGCCGAAGGTTTCCCGGACCGCATGGCTCAGGGAGGAAAGAATGGCGGGAAAGCCGCCATTCAGGCGATGTACGAGGCCGAGCGCCTGGGCCAGAAGAACGCCAAGGGCTTCTACGCCTACGAGGAAGACAAGAAGGGCAAGCCGAAGAAGGTCGAGGACGAGGCGGCGCTGTCCCTGGTCAATGACGTCGCGACGGGAACCAAGGACTTCTCCGACGAGGAGATCATCGCCCGCATGATGGTGCCGCTGTGTCTGGAGACCGTGCGCTGCCTGGAAGACGACATCGTCGCCACCCCGGCCGAAGCCGACATGGCGCTGATCTATGGCATCGGCTTCCCGCCGTTCCGGGGCGGCGCGCTGCGCTACATCGACGCCATGGGCCTGGACGCCTTCGTCGCCCAGGCCGAGCGTCTGACCGAGGAACTGGGGCCGCTCTACGCCCCCACCGACAAGCTGCGCGCCATGGCCAAGGCCGGCGAGCGCTTCTATTCCGATGCCGCGACGTCCAGCGCTAATTCCAGCCATAAGCCGGCCTGA
- a CDS encoding Xaa-Pro peptidase family protein has protein sequence MSIVDFDNLTDNEPASIPVVPSAPMANGDSIPTAFDPVQLRAGRLKRLRQMMAEQGYAAVVLFDPYNQRYATGSRNMFGYFLRNSTRYIYVPLEGPVILFEYPGSAHVSTWLETIDESRTSKVVWSAVNQRDNMSSDPFGIEIAELMEEHGRGNKKIGLDRCALNLARSLEAQGLEVFDCMQDTLHCRRIKTPEEIACLAQSMAGSEAAVAEVEAAIKPGISETELFATLYGNVIKQGGEFIETRLLSSGPRTNPWFNEASDRVVRPGELIALDTDTIGCHGYYSDFSRTFHVGPGRPSGYQQSLYQMAYDQVHHNMGILRPGMSYREIAENAWKIPERFLDRRYPSIIHGVGMHGETPLVAHHMDFDRFSKDGILEPGMVVSVESYIGEVGGADGVKLEEEVLVTETGIEKLSRYPFDEALLGRQV, from the coding sequence ATGAGCATCGTCGACTTCGACAACCTGACCGATAACGAACCCGCCTCCATTCCGGTGGTGCCCTCCGCTCCGATGGCCAACGGCGACAGCATTCCCACCGCCTTCGACCCGGTGCAGCTGCGGGCCGGGCGCCTCAAGCGCCTGCGTCAGATGATGGCCGAACAGGGCTACGCCGCCGTGGTGCTGTTCGATCCCTATAACCAGCGCTATGCCACCGGCTCGCGCAATATGTTCGGCTATTTCCTGCGCAACTCCACCCGCTACATCTATGTGCCGCTCGAGGGCCCGGTGATCCTCTTCGAGTACCCGGGCAGCGCCCACGTCTCGACCTGGCTCGAGACCATCGATGAATCGCGCACTTCCAAGGTGGTGTGGTCGGCGGTGAACCAGCGCGACAACATGTCGTCCGACCCCTTCGGCATCGAGATCGCCGAACTGATGGAGGAACATGGCCGCGGCAACAAGAAGATCGGCCTTGACCGCTGCGCGCTGAACCTGGCCCGCTCGCTGGAGGCCCAGGGCCTCGAGGTCTTCGACTGCATGCAGGACACCCTGCATTGCCGTCGCATCAAGACCCCGGAAGAGATCGCCTGCCTGGCCCAGTCGATGGCAGGTTCAGAGGCCGCAGTGGCGGAAGTGGAAGCCGCTATCAAGCCGGGCATCAGCGAGACCGAGCTGTTTGCGACCCTCTACGGTAACGTCATCAAGCAGGGCGGGGAGTTCATCGAGACGCGGCTCTTGTCCTCCGGCCCGCGCACCAACCCCTGGTTCAACGAGGCAAGCGACCGGGTGGTGCGCCCGGGTGAGCTGATCGCGCTGGACACCGACACCATCGGCTGCCACGGCTACTACTCCGACTTCTCGCGCACCTTCCATGTCGGGCCGGGTCGCCCCAGTGGCTACCAGCAGAGCCTCTACCAGATGGCCTATGACCAGGTGCACCACAACATGGGGATTCTCAGGCCGGGCATGAGCTATCGCGAGATCGCAGAAAATGCCTGGAAGATTCCCGAGCGCTTCCTCGACCGCCGCTATCCGTCGATCATCCACGGCGTCGGCATGCACGGCGAGACGCCGCTGGTCGCCCACCACATGGACTTCGACCGCTTCTCGAAGGACGGCATCCTCGAGCCCGGCATGGTGGTCTCGGTGGAGAGCTACATCGGCGAGGTCGGCGGCGCCGACGGCGTCAAGCTCGAGGAAGAAGTGCTGGTCACCGAGACCGGCATCGAGAAGCTCTCGCGCTATCCGTTCGACGAGGCCCTGCTCGGCCGCCAGGTCTGA
- a CDS encoding NAD(P)H-dependent oxidoreductase, translated as MTKRLLIVAHAPSPNTRRLREAAACGARHPDLEDIEVIVKAPLDAGPDDIRACDALLLGTPENLGYMSGALKDFFDRSYYPVLEEKQGLPCALYVRAGYDGTGTRRAVESIVTGLRWRWVQEPLMLRGDWQDGFADQVEELGLYLAAGLDAGIL; from the coding sequence ATGACCAAACGACTGCTGATCGTGGCCCATGCACCCTCCCCCAATACCCGGCGCCTACGCGAGGCCGCCGCATGTGGCGCGCGCCACCCGGACCTCGAGGACATCGAGGTGATCGTCAAGGCGCCCCTCGACGCCGGCCCCGACGATATTCGCGCCTGCGATGCCCTGCTGCTCGGTACCCCCGAGAACCTCGGCTACATGAGCGGCGCCTTGAAGGATTTCTTCGATCGTAGCTACTACCCCGTGCTGGAGGAGAAGCAGGGGCTGCCCTGCGCACTCTATGTGCGCGCCGGCTATGACGGCACCGGCACCCGCCGAGCCGTGGAGTCGATCGTCACCGGGCTGCGCTGGCGGTGGGTACAGGAGCCGCTGATGCTGCGGGGCGACTGGCAGGACGGCTTCGCCGACCAGGTCGAGGAACTGGGGCTCTACCTCGCGGCCGGACTCGACGCCGGCATTCTCTGA
- a CDS encoding DUF488 family protein encodes MRHDIQLKRIYAEPEADDGARVLVDRLWPRGKRRDTLALTDWYRDASPSNGLRRDWHQGRISHAVFTRRYRWEMADAEDCLLPLMRLARQGRLTLLSAARDLEQSQLPILREALLEALDEEDQEAEGTALSSPPCYAASLPTDHAAEPPSNA; translated from the coding sequence ATGCGCCATGACATTCAGCTGAAGCGCATCTATGCCGAGCCGGAGGCCGACGACGGCGCGCGGGTGCTGGTGGATCGCCTCTGGCCGCGGGGCAAGCGCCGCGACACCCTGGCACTGACCGACTGGTACCGGGATGCCTCGCCCTCCAATGGCCTGCGCCGTGACTGGCACCAGGGCCGCATTAGCCATGCGGTCTTCACTCGCCGCTATCGTTGGGAGATGGCGGATGCCGAGGACTGCCTGCTGCCGCTGATGCGCCTGGCCCGCCAGGGCCGGCTGACCCTGCTGTCCGCGGCTCGCGACCTGGAGCAGTCCCAGCTGCCGATCCTGCGCGAGGCGCTGCTCGAAGCACTTGACGAGGAAGACCAGGAGGCCGAGGGCACGGCCCTCAGCTCCCCACCCTGCTACGCGGCGTCGCTGCCGACCGATCATGCGGCCGAGCCCCCGTCCAACGCCTGA
- the fadA gene encoding acetyl-CoA C-acyltransferase FadA, with product MSLNPRDIVVVDGVRTAMAKAKHGAFRHVRAENLSASVMQALFDRNPGLNPNEVDDVIWGCVNQTLEQAMNIARNAAIMTGIPRSVPAQTVNRLCGSSMSALHIASANIKAGMGDFYIIGGVEHMEHVPMTHGVDVNPATSKHAAKAAMMMGLTAELLGKMHNIGREQQDAFGVRSHQRAQAASDAGRFDNEIIGVEGHNAQGFKVRVDRDEVIRGEASLESMGALKPVFDPRHGTVTAGTSSALSVGASGMAVMSYERAQALGLEPIARVLSTGVAGCDASIMGYGPVPATKKALKAAGLTIDDIQTVELNEAFAAQSLPVLKDLGLYDRMDEVVNLNGGAIALGHPLGCSGSRICTTLLNVMEQQDTRLGLATMCIGMGQGVATIFERLK from the coding sequence ATGAGTTTGAATCCGAGAGATATCGTGGTGGTCGACGGCGTGCGTACCGCCATGGCCAAGGCCAAGCACGGCGCTTTCCGCCACGTGCGCGCCGAGAACCTGTCGGCGTCGGTGATGCAGGCGCTGTTCGATCGCAACCCGGGGCTCAACCCCAACGAGGTCGATGACGTGATCTGGGGCTGCGTCAACCAGACCCTCGAGCAGGCCATGAACATCGCCCGCAACGCAGCGATCATGACCGGCATCCCGCGCAGTGTGCCGGCCCAGACCGTCAACCGGCTGTGCGGCTCCTCGATGAGTGCGCTGCATATCGCCAGCGCCAACATCAAGGCCGGCATGGGGGACTTCTACATCATCGGCGGCGTCGAGCACATGGAGCACGTGCCGATGACGCACGGCGTCGACGTCAACCCGGCCACCAGCAAGCATGCCGCCAAGGCGGCGATGATGATGGGCCTGACCGCCGAACTGCTGGGCAAGATGCATAACATCGGCCGTGAGCAGCAGGACGCCTTCGGGGTGCGCTCCCACCAGCGTGCTCAGGCGGCCAGCGATGCCGGGCGCTTCGACAACGAGATCATCGGCGTAGAGGGCCACAACGCCCAAGGCTTCAAGGTGCGGGTGGACCGTGATGAGGTGATCCGCGGTGAGGCCAGCCTCGAATCGATGGGCGCCCTGAAGCCGGTCTTCGACCCGCGCCACGGCACCGTCACCGCCGGGACCTCCTCGGCGCTGTCGGTGGGTGCCAGCGGCATGGCGGTGATGAGCTACGAGCGCGCCCAGGCGCTGGGCCTCGAGCCGATCGCCCGGGTACTGTCCACCGGCGTGGCCGGCTGCGATGCCTCGATCATGGGCTATGGCCCGGTGCCGGCGACCAAGAAGGCGCTCAAGGCCGCTGGCCTGACCATCGACGACATCCAGACCGTCGAGCTAAACGAGGCCTTCGCCGCCCAGTCGCTGCCGGTGCTCAAGGATCTCGGCCTGTACGATCGCATGGACGAGGTGGTCAACCTGAACGGCGGCGCCATTGCCCTGGGCCACCCGCTGGGCTGCTCAGGGTCGCGGATCTGTACCACCCTGCTCAACGTGATGGAACAGCAGGACACCCGCCTGGGGCTCGCCACCATGTGTATCGGCATGGGCCAGGGCGTGGCGACCATCTTCGAGCGGTTGAAGTAG
- a CDS encoding LysR substrate-binding domain-containing protein produces the protein MDTDLLRAFVTVAECEGFSAAGKVLHRTQSAVSLQIKRLEDQMGESLFERTSRSVVLTAPGGRLLPYARHILKLEDEARRVMGVDRQGELIRLGTSEEQASTYLPELLPRFAARFPEVRLEVICSISGSLVHDFQEGLLDAALVVRHSPTQTGRLLGREPLVWVVAEDCSLDDWDALPLALNPEGCTFRAHAFAALGATERRWDVRYSSQSPTGINLPVQAGLAATVKTPRSVPEGCRIVGDDEGLPPLGHVEIELHRTPGHTSDAFTAFCDELEAIVTGTDSLESLEYVAGEGGAG, from the coding sequence ATGGATACCGACCTGCTCCGTGCCTTCGTCACGGTAGCCGAATGCGAGGGCTTCAGTGCCGCCGGCAAGGTGCTGCATCGCACCCAGTCGGCCGTCAGCCTGCAGATCAAGCGGCTCGAGGATCAGATGGGCGAATCACTGTTCGAACGCACCAGCCGCAGCGTGGTACTCACCGCTCCGGGAGGTCGCTTGCTGCCCTATGCCCGTCATATCCTCAAGCTGGAGGACGAGGCGCGCCGGGTAATGGGGGTGGATCGCCAGGGCGAGCTGATTCGGCTGGGCACCTCGGAGGAGCAGGCCAGCACCTACCTGCCCGAGTTGCTGCCCCGCTTCGCCGCCCGCTTCCCCGAGGTGCGCCTCGAGGTCATCTGCAGCATCAGTGGCTCGCTGGTGCATGACTTTCAGGAGGGTCTGCTGGACGCCGCTCTGGTGGTGCGCCACAGTCCGACACAGACCGGCCGGCTGCTGGGCCGCGAGCCGCTGGTGTGGGTGGTGGCAGAGGATTGCTCGCTTGATGACTGGGACGCCCTGCCGCTGGCCCTGAACCCGGAGGGCTGCACCTTCCGCGCCCATGCTTTCGCGGCGCTGGGCGCGACCGAGCGACGCTGGGACGTGCGCTACTCCAGCCAGTCGCCCACCGGCATCAACCTGCCGGTGCAGGCGGGCCTGGCGGCGACCGTCAAGACGCCGCGCAGTGTCCCCGAAGGCTGCCGCATCGTCGGCGACGACGAGGGCCTGCCCCCGCTTGGGCATGTGGAGATCGAGCTGCATCGCACCCCGGGGCACACGAGCGATGCCTTCACCGCCTTCTGCGACGAGCTGGAGGCCATCGTCACCGGCACCGACTCGCTGGAATCGCTCGAGTATGTGGCAGGGGAAGGAGGGGCTGGCTAG